The Mesobacillus jeotgali genome window below encodes:
- a CDS encoding SA1362 family protein, with translation MKNRASKYIVSGLIVLAIFGFAITLFTDPLSILTMIATIALVGALIYFLVTRLTSSSSGRQQQRAFQKAAKRSKKRFQTKDTNVSSKRSKIRSLASARNKKKDASHLTVIDGKKGRKKNRASF, from the coding sequence ATGAAGAATCGTGCTTCTAAGTATATTGTTTCTGGACTGATCGTTCTTGCTATCTTTGGTTTTGCCATTACTTTATTTACGGATCCATTAAGCATCCTTACCATGATTGCGACAATCGCCCTGGTTGGTGCCTTAATTTATTTTCTTGTCACCCGCTTGACAAGTTCAAGCTCGGGACGGCAGCAGCAACGTGCATTTCAAAAAGCTGCAAAACGGTCTAAAAAACGGTTCCAGACTAAAGACACTAATGTCTCCTCTAAACGTTCAAAAATAAGGTCGCTCGCATCCGCACGCAACAAAAAGAAGGATGCCTCACATTTAACAGTCATAGACGGTAAAAAGGGCAGAAAAAAAAATCGGGCTTCGTTCTAA
- the efp gene encoding elongation factor P, with protein sequence MISVNDFRTGLTIEVDNGIWRVLDFQHVKPGKGAAFVRSKLRNLRTGAIQEKTFRAGEKVAKAQIENRKMQYLYASGDQHVFMDNESYEQIELPGASIEYELKFLKENMEVYIMQFGHETLGVELPNTVELEVTETEPGIKGDTASGGTKPATLETGLTVQVPFFVNQGDRLIINTTDSSYVSRA encoded by the coding sequence ATGATTTCAGTTAACGATTTCCGTACAGGTTTAACAATCGAAGTGGACAATGGTATCTGGCGTGTACTTGATTTCCAACACGTTAAACCAGGCAAAGGAGCTGCGTTTGTGCGCTCAAAACTTCGCAACCTTCGTACTGGAGCGATCCAGGAAAAAACTTTCCGCGCTGGTGAGAAAGTAGCGAAAGCACAAATCGAGAACCGTAAAATGCAATACTTATATGCAAGCGGCGACCAGCACGTATTCATGGACAATGAATCTTACGAGCAAATCGAATTGCCAGGCGCTTCTATTGAATATGAATTGAAATTCCTTAAGGAAAACATGGAAGTATACATCATGCAATTCGGCCACGAAACACTTGGTGTCGAGCTTCCGAACACTGTTGAACTTGAAGTGACAGAAACAGAACCAGGTATCAAAGGTGACACTGCTTCTGGCGGTACAAAGCCTGCGACACTGGAAACAGGCCTTACTGTACAGGTTCCTTTCTTCGTCAACCAAGGCGACAGATTGATCATCAATACAACAGATTCATCTTATGTATCTCGTGCATAA
- a CDS encoding patatin-like phospholipase family protein — MYIDGVFSGGGIKGLALVGACAAIEERGFRFKRVAGTSAGSLIAGLLAAGYTSAEMAGILDDLDLKKFLDSRKTIFPSALTKWLFVYWRLGLYKGDELECWIAEKLAARGLRTFGDLAPDALRIIASDLTNGRLLILPDDLPKYGVDPRTFPVARAIRMSCSLPFFFEPVKLRDRVGVNIVVDGGVLSNFPMWLFDKDNVKKVRPVLGVKLSQNLIQQPTNKIKNALNMFEALFETMKDAHDSRYISRKHEKNIIFIPTEGNLTTEFELSDEKKQELIDLGKSSAGKFFKSWCY, encoded by the coding sequence ATGTATATTGACGGCGTTTTTTCCGGCGGAGGAATCAAAGGATTGGCATTGGTTGGTGCCTGTGCCGCGATTGAAGAGCGGGGGTTCCGTTTTAAAAGGGTCGCAGGGACCAGTGCGGGTTCATTAATCGCTGGCCTGCTTGCAGCTGGATATACGAGTGCGGAGATGGCAGGCATCTTGGATGATCTTGACTTGAAAAAATTTCTCGACTCAAGGAAAACAATCTTCCCATCAGCCTTGACGAAGTGGCTTTTTGTATACTGGCGGCTGGGTCTCTATAAAGGGGACGAATTGGAGTGCTGGATAGCGGAAAAGCTTGCTGCCAGAGGTCTGCGTACTTTTGGTGACCTCGCTCCGGATGCATTGAGGATCATCGCGTCAGATCTCACCAATGGCAGGCTGTTGATTTTGCCAGATGACCTTCCGAAATATGGTGTCGATCCACGGACTTTTCCTGTGGCAAGGGCCATCAGGATGAGCTGCAGTCTCCCATTCTTTTTCGAACCGGTGAAGCTGCGTGACCGTGTGGGAGTTAATATTGTCGTCGATGGAGGAGTGCTAAGCAATTTTCCGATGTGGTTATTTGATAAAGATAATGTGAAAAAAGTCCGTCCGGTACTTGGTGTCAAACTCAGCCAGAATCTGATCCAGCAGCCTACCAACAAAATTAAAAACGCCCTAAATATGTTTGAAGCCTTGTTTGAAACGATGAAGGATGCTCATGACTCCCGTTATATCTCAAGGAAACATGAAAAAAATATCATTTTCATTCCGACGGAAGGCAACCTGACTACTGAGTTCGAGCTTTCAGATGAGAAGAAACAGGAATTGATCGATTTGGGGAAGTCGAGTGCGGGGAAGTTTTTCAAATCCTGGTGTTATTAA
- a CDS encoding Xaa-Pro peptidase family protein, giving the protein MEKIRKLRESFQRLGIDGMLVTSDFNRRYMTGFTGSAGMVLISAEKALFITDFRYTEQAAKQCVGYEVVLHKGLIQDEVAEQAKKLGIKKLGFEENHVTYSAYKTFDKAVEAELVPVSGEIEKLRLIKTDSEIKILKEAAAIADAAFTHILEFIRPGRTELEVSNELEFFMRKQGATSSSFDIIVASGYRSALPHGVASDKVIETGDFVTLDYGAYYNGYVSDITRTLAVGSPSEKLKEIYDIVLEAQLRGMAGIKPGMTGKEADALTRNFITEKGYGEYFGHSTGHGIGLEVHEGPGLSFRSDTVLKTGMVVTVEPGIYIAGLGGVRIEDDTVITKDHNESLTHSTKELIIL; this is encoded by the coding sequence ATGGAAAAAATTCGAAAATTACGCGAGAGCTTTCAAAGGCTCGGAATCGATGGAATGCTGGTCACTAGTGATTTCAACCGCAGATATATGACAGGCTTCACTGGTTCTGCAGGCATGGTGCTGATCAGTGCTGAAAAAGCACTATTCATCACGGATTTCAGATATACTGAGCAGGCTGCAAAACAATGTGTAGGCTATGAAGTCGTCCTGCACAAAGGGCTGATCCAGGACGAGGTTGCAGAGCAGGCCAAAAAGCTGGGGATCAAAAAGCTTGGTTTTGAAGAAAATCATGTTACATATTCAGCATACAAAACATTCGATAAGGCTGTCGAAGCTGAATTAGTGCCTGTATCAGGCGAAATTGAAAAGTTACGCTTGATTAAGACTGATTCAGAGATTAAGATATTAAAGGAAGCAGCAGCCATCGCAGATGCTGCGTTTACACATATTCTTGAGTTTATCCGTCCGGGCAGGACAGAGCTGGAAGTATCAAATGAACTGGAATTCTTCATGAGGAAACAGGGAGCAACCTCCTCTTCATTCGATATCATTGTAGCTTCAGGCTACCGTTCCGCACTTCCGCACGGAGTAGCAAGTGACAAGGTGATTGAAACAGGGGACTTTGTAACCCTGGATTATGGAGCATATTATAATGGGTATGTATCGGATATCACACGTACATTAGCCGTAGGAAGCCCTTCAGAAAAGCTGAAGGAAATCTATGATATTGTACTTGAAGCCCAGCTTCGTGGAATGGCAGGCATCAAGCCGGGCATGACAGGCAAGGAAGCTGACGCGCTAACACGCAACTTTATCACCGAAAAAGGCTACGGAGAGTATTTTGGCCACTCTACAGGCCACGGAATCGGACTCGAAGTACATGAAGGACCTGGTCTGTCATTCAGATCTGATACAGTGCTTAAGACTGGTATGGTTGTGACTGTCGAGCCAGGAATCTATATTGCTGGTCTTGGCGGGGTAAGGATAGAGGATGATACTGTTATAACAAAAGACCATAATGAGTCACTGACACATTCAACTAAGGAACTCATCATACTATAG
- a CDS encoding rhodanese-like domain-containing protein: protein MKKIITAFMFILLITGCSGGSYTDVTADEAKELIDSGDVQVLDVRTPDEFAAGHIPSAKLVPLQVIESMLSELDKDQKYLVVCRSGNRSTQASGILVENGFTNIYNMTGGMNEWKYEIEQ, encoded by the coding sequence ATGAAAAAAATTATCACGGCATTTATGTTTATTTTGTTGATTACCGGCTGTTCAGGCGGTTCCTATACAGATGTTACAGCCGACGAAGCAAAAGAATTGATTGATAGCGGTGACGTTCAGGTTTTGGATGTGCGCACTCCTGATGAATTCGCTGCAGGTCATATTCCCAGCGCTAAATTAGTTCCCTTGCAGGTCATTGAGAGCATGCTTTCCGAGCTGGATAAGGACCAAAAATATTTAGTAGTCTGCCGCAGCGGCAACCGCTCAACCCAGGCAAGCGGAATTCTCGTCGAAAATGGCTTCACGAATATTTACAATATGACCGGCGGAATGAATGAATGGAAATATGAGATAGAGCAATAA
- the aroQ gene encoding type II 3-dehydroquinate dehydratase: MKKILLLNGPNLNRLGKREPGIYGVSTLKDLEERMIRLGSESKIEVICFQSNHEGDLIDKLYEAEDTGIDGIIFNPGAFTHYSYGIRDAIAGIDCPVIEVHISNVYQREEFRHKSVIAPVCVGQIAGLGVLGYELALEAFARETEGEE; the protein is encoded by the coding sequence ATGAAAAAAATACTTTTACTGAACGGCCCAAACTTGAACCGCTTGGGAAAAAGAGAGCCAGGGATATACGGTGTCAGCACATTGAAGGATTTAGAAGAACGGATGATCCGTCTTGGGTCGGAAAGCAAGATTGAGGTTATTTGTTTCCAATCGAACCATGAAGGAGACCTGATTGACAAACTCTATGAGGCAGAAGACACTGGTATAGACGGCATTATTTTCAACCCTGGGGCTTTCACGCATTATAGTTATGGCATCAGGGATGCGATTGCAGGAATTGATTGTCCCGTTATCGAAGTACATATTTCCAATGTTTATCAAAGAGAGGAATTCAGGCACAAGTCAGTGATTGCTCCAGTATGTGTTGGTCAAATAGCAGGTCTGGGCGTTCTAGGCTACGAATTGGCGCTTGAAGCATTTGCAAGGGAAACAGAAGGGGAGGAATAG
- a CDS encoding YqhR family membrane protein: MAENHENLEQNQREKPMSFITMSIVTGLFGGIFWSALAYLAYIFNFTEIRPNVILEPWALGAWKEQWLGTVISIVVIGLFSIGAALIYYAVMRKLKSIWAGAAYGLALFFLVFYVLNPLFPGIKPFWDLSKNTLVTSICFYVLYGVFVGYSISYEENENRNLEKNQHEVNS, encoded by the coding sequence ATGGCAGAAAATCATGAAAACCTTGAACAAAATCAAAGGGAAAAACCAATGTCTTTCATCACGATGAGCATAGTCACCGGGTTATTTGGAGGGATTTTTTGGAGTGCGCTTGCCTATTTAGCTTATATCTTCAACTTTACAGAAATCCGTCCAAATGTCATTCTTGAGCCATGGGCATTGGGAGCCTGGAAGGAGCAATGGCTGGGTACAGTCATATCCATTGTAGTGATTGGACTTTTTTCAATTGGCGCGGCCCTGATATACTATGCAGTGATGAGGAAGCTTAAATCCATTTGGGCTGGTGCAGCATATGGATTGGCCTTGTTTTTCCTTGTATTCTATGTGCTGAATCCGCTGTTTCCTGGTATCAAACCATTTTGGGACCTGTCAAAAAATACATTAGTCACATCGATTTGCTTTTATGTCTTATATGGTGTGTTTGTTGGTTATTCCATATCATATGAGGAAAATGAAAATCGTAACCTGGAGAAAAATCAGCACGAAGTGAACTCTTAA
- the splB gene encoding spore photoproduct lyase, translating to MKAFVPQLVYIEPRALEYPLGRELKEKFEKMGLEIRETTSHNQVRGIPGDNELQQYRNAKSTLVVGIRKTLKFDTSKPSAEYAIPLATGCMGHCHYCYLQTTLGSKPYIRTYVNLDEIFDQAQKYMDERKPEITRFEAACTSDIVGIDHLTHALKKTIEFFGESEYGQLRFVTKYHHVDHLLDAKHNGKTRFRFSVNARYVIKNFEPGTSSFDERLEAARKVAKAGYQLGFIVAPIYIHEGWREGYHELFERLSHSLEGIDLTGLSFELIQHRFTKPAKNVIQKRYPKSKLEMDEEKRKYKWGRYGIGKYVYQKDEAKDLEETIRGYIHSFFPEAEIQYFT from the coding sequence ATGAAAGCTTTTGTACCACAGCTTGTTTACATTGAGCCGAGGGCTTTGGAATATCCGCTGGGACGTGAACTGAAGGAAAAGTTCGAGAAAATGGGTTTGGAAATCAGGGAGACGACTTCGCATAACCAGGTCCGCGGCATCCCAGGTGACAATGAACTCCAGCAGTACCGGAATGCGAAATCGACACTTGTTGTAGGTATCAGGAAGACGTTAAAATTCGATACTTCCAAGCCGTCTGCCGAATATGCCATCCCGCTTGCAACAGGGTGCATGGGGCATTGCCATTATTGTTATCTGCAAACGACACTTGGCAGCAAGCCTTATATCCGCACGTATGTGAATCTTGATGAAATCTTCGACCAGGCCCAAAAATACATGGATGAAAGAAAACCGGAAATCACCAGGTTCGAAGCCGCCTGTACATCTGATATTGTCGGGATTGACCATTTAACCCACGCCTTAAAGAAAACAATAGAATTTTTTGGGGAGTCGGAATATGGTCAATTAAGGTTTGTGACAAAGTATCATCATGTCGATCACCTGCTTGATGCAAAGCATAACGGCAAAACCAGATTCCGATTCAGCGTCAATGCCCGTTACGTGATCAAGAACTTTGAACCAGGCACGTCATCCTTTGATGAGAGGCTGGAGGCGGCCAGGAAGGTGGCAAAGGCCGGGTACCAGCTTGGCTTCATCGTTGCGCCAATTTATATCCATGAAGGATGGAGGGAAGGCTATCACGAACTATTTGAGAGACTGAGCCATTCCCTTGAAGGAATCGACCTGACTGGCTTAAGCTTCGAGCTCATTCAGCACCGTTTTACGAAGCCGGCTAAAAATGTGATCCAAAAAAGATATCCTAAGTCCAAGCTTGAAATGGATGAAGAGAAGCGAAAATATAAATGGGGACGTTATGGCATCGGTAAGTACGTCTACCAGAAGGACGAAGCAAAGGACCTAGAAGAAACGATCCGCGGATATATCCATTCGTTTTTTCCGGAAGCAGAGATTCAATATTTCACATAA
- a CDS encoding biotin/lipoate A/B protein ligase family protein, whose product MDKEVWGFIDSGDCSPSFNMALDEALLEWHGAGKIPPVVRFYGWNPATLSVGYFQRIEREIDMEAVKQHGLGFVRRPTGGRGVLHEHELTYSVIVTEEHPEMPKTVTEAYRVISEGILQGFQKLGLEAYFAVPKTPADKEALKNPRSAVCFDAPSWYELVVEGRKVAGSAQTRQKGVILQHGSILLDLDEDKLFSLFKYPNDRVKERMQRAFKTKAVAINEISSRKIGLEEAKKAFKEGFEDGLGIILEPYTLSDEELDYVNALAKNKYESDEWNFKR is encoded by the coding sequence ATGGATAAAGAGGTATGGGGATTCATTGATTCAGGTGACTGTTCACCTTCTTTTAACATGGCGCTTGATGAGGCCTTGCTTGAATGGCATGGTGCCGGAAAAATTCCTCCAGTGGTCCGTTTTTACGGATGGAACCCGGCGACACTTTCAGTTGGCTATTTCCAGAGGATTGAAAGAGAAATTGATATGGAAGCTGTGAAGCAGCACGGTCTTGGTTTTGTAAGGCGACCTACTGGCGGACGGGGCGTGCTTCATGAACATGAACTTACATACAGCGTAATCGTAACCGAAGAACATCCAGAAATGCCAAAGACAGTTACAGAAGCATACAGGGTGATTTCAGAAGGGATTTTACAAGGGTTCCAGAAGTTAGGTTTGGAAGCTTATTTCGCTGTGCCAAAAACACCTGCTGATAAAGAAGCGTTGAAAAACCCGCGGTCCGCAGTTTGTTTTGATGCTCCAAGCTGGTATGAACTTGTTGTAGAGGGGCGTAAAGTGGCAGGCAGCGCCCAGACCCGGCAAAAAGGGGTTATCCTTCAGCATGGATCCATTTTGCTTGATTTGGATGAGGATAAGCTTTTCAGCCTGTTCAAGTATCCGAATGACAGGGTGAAGGAAAGAATGCAGCGAGCCTTCAAGACTAAAGCCGTTGCAATCAATGAAATCAGCAGCCGCAAAATCGGCCTTGAAGAAGCGAAAAAAGCATTCAAAGAAGGTTTTGAGGATGGCTTGGGCATTATTTTAGAGCCATATACTTTAAGTGACGAAGAATTGGATTATGTAAATGCGCTGGCCAAAAATAAGTACGAATCCGATGAGTGGAATTTTAAAAGATAA
- the spoIIIAB gene encoding stage III sporulation protein SpoIIIAB — protein MIKIIGAILIILATTWTGFEASRHLSERPRQLRLLKSALQSLEAEIMYGHTPLHDASRKLAAQMSKPLSWFFESFSKKLTESDTTVKAAWEDSLKEVWKMTAFKQGEFEIMKQFGETLGRHDRHSQQKQILLTISHLEREEADACEKQMKYEKMVKSIGFLSGLLLIILLM, from the coding sequence ATGATCAAAATAATTGGTGCGATATTGATTATCCTGGCCACGACTTGGACAGGTTTCGAGGCATCCAGACACCTTAGCGAGCGTCCAAGGCAGCTTCGGCTCCTGAAGTCAGCCCTGCAATCATTGGAGGCTGAAATCATGTACGGCCATACACCGCTCCATGATGCCTCGAGAAAGCTTGCTGCCCAGATGTCTAAGCCTTTATCCTGGTTCTTTGAATCTTTTTCCAAAAAGCTGACAGAATCTGATACTACGGTAAAAGCAGCGTGGGAAGACAGCCTGAAAGAGGTCTGGAAGATGACCGCTTTCAAACAGGGAGAGTTTGAAATCATGAAACAATTTGGTGAGACGCTCGGCAGGCATGACCGTCATTCCCAGCAAAAACAAATCCTGCTGACGATCTCCCATCTGGAAAGAGAAGAAGCAGATGCCTGCGAAAAACAAATGAAATACGAAAAAATGGTGAAAAGTATCGGCTTTTTATCAGGCTTATTATTAATCATCTTACTGATGTAG
- the spoIIIAA gene encoding stage III sporulation protein AA produces MEDILSFLPKRIAELLDAVPPNDQDGMEEVRIRINRPLEITVRGKPQFLPYIIPPEDAVQLLNKLGHFSMYTLEEELKRGYITIAGGHRVGLAGKVILENGFVKVIRDISSFNFRIAREKIGIAEPLLPYIYENGWKHTMIIGPPQTGKTTLLRDIARMISSGVPSKKLPPLKAGIVDERSEIAGCVKGVPQLTFGPRVDILDSCPKAEGMMMMIRSMSPDVLVVDEIGRKEDGEAILEAVNAGIKLIMTTHGDSLEDIKKRPTLKPILEMGIFDRFVELGRISGPGTITSIREANGKEVRHKVRVT; encoded by the coding sequence ATGGAGGATATCTTATCTTTTTTGCCGAAACGAATTGCTGAATTGCTGGATGCAGTTCCTCCTAATGATCAAGATGGGATGGAAGAAGTGCGGATACGGATTAACAGGCCGCTTGAAATAACGGTAAGGGGAAAACCTCAATTCCTGCCGTATATCATTCCGCCTGAGGATGCTGTCCAGCTGTTGAACAAGCTTGGGCATTTTTCAATGTATACACTGGAGGAAGAATTAAAGCGTGGCTATATCACGATTGCCGGAGGTCATCGTGTCGGACTGGCAGGCAAGGTGATCCTGGAAAATGGCTTTGTAAAAGTAATCCGGGATATATCATCCTTTAATTTTCGGATTGCGAGGGAAAAAATCGGGATTGCAGAGCCGTTGCTTCCCTATATTTACGAGAACGGCTGGAAACATACGATGATCATCGGCCCGCCGCAGACAGGAAAAACGACCCTGCTCAGGGATATAGCTAGGATGATATCAAGCGGGGTTCCCAGTAAAAAATTGCCTCCTCTTAAGGCTGGAATTGTGGATGAAAGATCTGAAATAGCAGGCTGCGTGAAAGGTGTCCCGCAGCTTACATTCGGCCCTAGAGTAGATATCCTGGATTCTTGCCCGAAGGCGGAGGGGATGATGATGATGATCCGCTCGATGAGCCCGGATGTCCTGGTTGTTGATGAAATAGGCCGAAAGGAAGACGGAGAAGCGATTCTTGAAGCAGTTAACGCAGGCATTAAATTAATCATGACTACCCATGGAGATTCGCTCGAGGATATCAAAAAAAGGCCAACTTTGAAACCAATCCTGGAGATGGGGATTTTTGATAGATTTGTGGAGCTTGGAAGAATTTCTGGCCCGGGAACCATCACCTCAATCAGGGAAGCCAACGGCAAAGAAGTTCGCCATAAAGTGAGAGTGACATAA
- a CDS encoding DUF1646 family protein yields MLGLIVILLLVLFLPFTIKTIEHNLEMFLFTMGLAAATISGVMDRQLIEQALTDPINITLAVFLAGLLAKWFKVKLEKSILWGSRVLTPRIFFGLTVVLLGLASSIITAIIAAIILVMIIKVLPLDRKSEVRFTVLACFSIGLGAALTPIGEPLATITISKLDKDFIYLLELIGKEVLPAIIIFGAMSILLVRPMGGEKGLHTVSQPESYGEIAERSLKIYLFVMGLTFLGHGFEPLIKTYVIGLSPAFLYWINMISAILDNATLAAAEISPAMDTGTTKAVLLGLIISGGMLIPGNIPNIIAAGKLDITSREWAAFGVPVGLATMLIYNIILFFL; encoded by the coding sequence ATGTTAGGGCTGATTGTGATATTACTGTTAGTTTTATTTTTGCCTTTTACTATAAAAACGATAGAACACAATCTTGAGATGTTTTTATTTACGATGGGACTCGCGGCAGCAACAATAAGCGGCGTGATGGATCGTCAGCTGATTGAGCAAGCGTTAACCGATCCTATCAATATTACGCTTGCGGTATTTTTAGCCGGACTACTCGCTAAGTGGTTTAAGGTGAAATTGGAGAAATCGATTCTTTGGGGCAGCAGAGTATTGACTCCTAGAATTTTCTTCGGTTTGACGGTTGTTTTGCTTGGCTTGGCCTCAAGTATCATAACTGCCATCATTGCTGCAATTATACTGGTTATGATTATCAAGGTCCTGCCACTTGATCGGAAATCTGAAGTGCGTTTTACCGTATTGGCATGTTTCTCGATCGGGCTTGGGGCTGCCTTAACACCGATTGGTGAGCCATTAGCAACAATTACAATAAGCAAACTGGACAAGGACTTCATTTATTTGCTCGAATTGATAGGGAAAGAAGTCCTTCCTGCAATAATTATTTTTGGCGCAATGTCCATTCTCCTGGTACGACCTATGGGAGGGGAAAAAGGTTTGCATACTGTCAGTCAACCCGAGTCTTATGGGGAAATTGCTGAAAGATCCTTGAAAATCTATCTTTTTGTAATGGGTCTTACATTTCTTGGACATGGATTTGAGCCTCTTATCAAAACATATGTTATTGGCCTTTCACCCGCTTTTTTATATTGGATTAACATGATTTCAGCAATACTGGATAATGCAACACTTGCTGCAGCTGAAATCAGTCCAGCGATGGATACTGGAACAACCAAGGCGGTTTTGCTTGGACTGATCATAAGCGGTGGAATGTTGATTCCAGGGAATATTCCAAATATCATCGCGGCGGGTAAACTAGATATTACCAGCAGGGAATGGGCAGCATTTGGGGTTCCAGTCGGTCTGGCCACCATGCTCATTTATAATATTATCCTGTTTTTTCTCTAA
- the spoIIIAC gene encoding stage III sporulation protein AC produces the protein MGLEVDIIFKIAGVGIVVAFLHTILDQVGKKEYAQWVTLFGFIYILFMVASIVDDLFQKIKSVFLFQG, from the coding sequence ATGGGTCTTGAAGTGGATATTATTTTTAAAATCGCAGGGGTAGGCATCGTCGTGGCATTTTTACACACCATACTCGATCAGGTGGGAAAGAAGGAATATGCACAGTGGGTAACCTTATTTGGATTCATATACATTCTTTTCATGGTGGCCTCCATTGTCGACGACCTCTTTCAAAAAATTAAATCAGTATTCCTATTTCAAGGGTAG
- a CDS encoding SIMPL domain-containing protein: MVNGLYTGYRGNGAANGRKITVSGEGSVFAAPNRATATVGVRTENQNLQSAQAENAEKSNALLAALRNLGIAKDDMKTADFRIDPIYTYEDGKQLFQGYRVTHLYSITIRDLAKAGLIIDTAVENGANEIMNIQFSVAEPQELYNRALSMAVVDSSNKAQTVARTLGIQTAISPLSITEETQKGSPGPFLVASLSTSGESGTPIEPGRLEIKATVTGTYISS; the protein is encoded by the coding sequence ATGGTTAATGGATTGTATACAGGCTACCGTGGCAATGGTGCCGCGAATGGGAGAAAAATTACCGTTAGTGGGGAAGGCTCGGTATTCGCAGCGCCAAACCGGGCAACTGCAACCGTTGGCGTGCGCACCGAAAATCAAAATCTGCAGAGTGCACAGGCCGAAAATGCCGAAAAGTCTAATGCCTTGTTAGCAGCCTTACGCAATCTTGGGATTGCAAAGGATGATATGAAAACCGCAGATTTTCGCATTGACCCCATCTATACCTATGAAGACGGTAAGCAATTATTCCAGGGATATCGAGTTACACATCTATACAGTATCACGATCAGGGATCTCGCAAAGGCTGGCCTGATTATCGACACAGCCGTTGAAAATGGCGCTAACGAGATCATGAACATTCAATTCTCAGTTGCTGAGCCACAGGAGTTATACAATAGGGCTCTTTCAATGGCAGTGGTGGACTCCTCTAACAAAGCCCAAACAGTAGCACGGACTTTGGGAATCCAAACCGCAATTTCCCCTCTTTCGATTACCGAGGAAACTCAGAAAGGTTCACCCGGCCCATTCCTGGTAGCCTCACTCAGTACAAGCGGGGAAAGCGGGACGCCGATAGAGCCGGGAAGATTGGAAATCAAGGCAACCGTCACAGGAACGTATATAAGTTCATAA
- a CDS encoding restriction endonuclease — MNRGYAGYYKGFYLRSSYEYAYAIYLDYQKVNWNYEAKTFDIGYKIYKPDFFIFDQNGSLLKIVEIKSRNKEAKKSAKMALERIKTLHGIDNELISYEELLNLYEYLPFTLNSVITKWIRSKDTTINKSLSGSLNGHFNIKHSPATKRKIGEHTKQLWNSNSQAKQRMLDGLKRSGLSQKGKIKTPREKRKCLICNSEFITLVSSPKKFCNKVCAGRSAIQNATKVYVNKRKVLHEDIKQFIVDWSIANSSLVLSTPLNKVSTTISSMIDQIESSFGVKDLRVISKAVFGEDRGRKELLLFMKNVCNEKIC, encoded by the coding sequence ATGAATAGAGGCTATGCAGGCTACTATAAAGGTTTCTATTTAAGAAGTTCCTATGAGTATGCATATGCCATATATCTGGACTATCAAAAGGTGAATTGGAATTATGAAGCTAAAACCTTTGATATTGGATATAAGATTTATAAACCTGATTTTTTCATTTTCGATCAAAACGGCTCTTTGTTAAAGATTGTTGAAATAAAATCTCGGAATAAAGAAGCTAAGAAAAGCGCTAAGATGGCTTTAGAAAGAATAAAAACTCTACATGGAATAGATAATGAATTGATTTCCTATGAAGAACTTTTAAACTTATATGAGTACTTACCTTTCACTTTAAACTCTGTTATAACGAAATGGATTAGGTCAAAAGATACTACTATTAACAAATCGTTATCAGGGTCATTGAATGGGCACTTTAATATAAAACATTCTCCAGCTACTAAGAGAAAGATCGGGGAGCATACAAAGCAATTATGGAATTCTAATAGCCAAGCAAAACAAAGAATGTTAGATGGACTAAAAAGGTCAGGTCTTTCACAAAAAGGCAAGATTAAAACTCCGAGGGAAAAAAGAAAATGCTTGATTTGCAACTCCGAGTTTATAACCCTTGTAAGTTCCCCTAAGAAGTTTTGTAATAAAGTATGTGCTGGAAGAAGTGCGATTCAAAATGCAACTAAAGTGTATGTTAACAAGAGAAAGGTTCTTCATGAGGATATAAAGCAATTCATTGTTGATTGGTCAATTGCTAATTCAAGTTTAGTTTTAAGTACTCCTTTAAATAAGGTTAGTACTACAATTAGTAGCATGATTGACCAAATTGAAAGTTCATTTGGAGTTAAAGATTTAAGAGTCATTTCTAAAGCTGTTTTTGGAGAAGATCGAGGAAGAAAAGAGCTCCTATTATTTATGAAAAATGTTTGTAATGAAAAGATATGCTGA